Proteins from a single region of Orcinus orca chromosome 20, mOrcOrc1.1, whole genome shotgun sequence:
- the BLVRB gene encoding flavin reductase (NADPH), translated as MAVKKIAIFGATGRTGLTTLAQAVQAGYEVTVLVRDTSRLPSEGPQPAHVIVGDVRQAADVDKTVAGQDAVIVLLGTGNDLSPTTVMSKGAQNIVAAMKAHGVDKVVACTSAFLLWDPSKVPPRLQDVTDDHIRMHKILQQSGLKYVAVMPPHIGDQPLTGAYSVTLDGRGPSRVISKHDLGHFMLHCLTTDEYNGHSTYPSHQYD; from the exons ATGGCCGTCAAGAAGATTGCCATCTTCGGCGCCACCGGAAGGACCGGGCTCACCACCCTGGCGCAGGCGGTGCAAGCAG GCTATGAGGTGACAGTGCTGGTGCGGGACACCTCCAGGCTGCCCTCAGAGGGGCCCCAGCCGGCCCACGTGATAGTGGGTGACGTTCGGCAGGCGGCCGATGTGGACAAGACTGTGGCGGGGCAGGACGCCGTCATCGTGCTGCTGGGCACCGGCAATGACCTCA GTCCTACCACAGTGATGTCCAAGGGTGCCCAGAACATTGTGGCGGCCATGAAGGCCCACGGCGTGGACAAGGTCGTGGCCTGCACCTCGG CCTTCCTCCTGTGGGACCCGTCCAAGGTGCCCCCAAGACTGCAGGATGTGACTGATGACCATATCCGGATGCACAAGATACTGCAGCAGTCGGGCCTGAAGTACGTGGCTGTGATGCCACCACACATAG GAGACCAACCACTGACTGGGGCCTACTCAGTGACCCTGGATGGACGAGGGCCCTCGAGGGTCATCTCCAAACACGACCTGGGCCACTTCATGCTGCACTGCCTCACCACTGATGAGTACAACGGGCACAGCACCTACCCCTCCCATCAGTACGACTAG
- the LOC117201820 gene encoding ATP synthase membrane subunit K, mitochondrial-like, giving the protein MSSLIGKEALLQAVSVGSQFLLPSRALWTLVFKLWESGEELAVCAFSKAEIVTGPETDTQFHFTGIKKYFNSYTLTGRMNCVLATYKGIAWIVLYFKLRSKKTPAVKAT; this is encoded by the exons ATGAGCAGCCTCATTGGCAAGGAGGCTCTTCTCCAAGCAGTTAGTGTGGGTTCCCAGTTCCTTCTTCCATCCCGTGCTCTGTGGACCTTGGTGTTCAAGCTGTGGGAGTCAGGGGAAGA GCTTGCGGTTTGTGCCTTTTCGAAGGCTGAAATCGTGACAGGTCCAGAAACTGACACCCAATTCCATTTCACTGgtatcaaaaaatatttcaactCTTATACTCTCACAGGGAGAATGAACTGTGTACTGGCCACGTATAAAGGCATTGCTTGGATAGTCTTATACTTCAAGTTAAGGTCCAAAAAAACTCCAGCTGTGAAAGCCACATAA